One window from the genome of Eucalyptus grandis isolate ANBG69807.140 chromosome 7, ASM1654582v1, whole genome shotgun sequence encodes:
- the LOC104455227 gene encoding agamous-like MADS-box protein AGL62 — protein MVVVKKLTKTPKPSKGRKKIEIKKITNKSSQQVTFSKRRSGLFKKASELCILCGAQIAIIVFSPVHKIFCFGYPNVDFVIDRYIRETSTDVPQDGGEEGGAVAVDNIVPALHALNEEYDGVLQELAREKQRGVQLKGGERERMGSSSGSGRFWWDKPLDDDMAAEELEQYVVAVEELMQKVAMKADDMMMRSLLQPYGATVGTAVNAAEASDADMAVNHLVHENEGKFNDYGQIGGPGFY, from the coding sequence ATGGTTGTCGTAAAGAAACTCACCAAGACACCCAAACCAAGcaaagggaggaagaagattGAGATCAAGAAAATCACAAACAAGAGCAGCCAGCAAGTTACCTTCTCCAAACGTCGGTCCGGCCTCTTCAAGAAGGCAAGCGAGCTCTGCATCCTCTGTGGCGCGCAGATCGCCATCATCGTCTTCTCTCCAGTCCACAAGATCTTCTGCTTCGGATACCCGAATGTCGACTTCGTCATCGACCGTTACATCCGTGAAACGAGCACCGATGTCCCCCAGGATGGaggtgaagaaggaggagctgTTGCGGTCGACAACATCGTGCCAGCCCTGCATGCGCTGAACGAGGAGTACGACGGCGTTTTGCAAGAGCTGGCGAGAGAGAAGCAGCGAGGCGTGCAGTTGAAGGGAGGTGAGAGGGAGAGGATgggcagcagcagcggcagcggGAGGTTCTGGTGGGACAAGCCGTTGGACGACGACATGGCGGCCGAGGAGCTCGAGCAGTACGTGGTCGCGGTCGAAGAGCTGATGCAGAAGGTTGCCATGAAGGCCGACGACATGATGATGAGGTCGCTCCTCCAGCCGTATGGGGCCACGGTGGGCACGGCGGTGAATGCGGCCGAGGCCAGCGATGCCGACATGGCGGTAAACCATTTGGTGCATGAGAATGAAGGGAAATTCAACGATTATGGCCAAATTGGAGGACCTGGATTTTATTGA